One part of the Thermoanaerobacterium sp. CMT5567-10 genome encodes these proteins:
- a CDS encoding RNA polymerase sigma factor, whose product MDEKQLLLKAQEGDIESFENVISTYQNYIYNVIYRLVDVKEDALDLTQETLIKAYINLKKFKGNSEFKTWLYRIAVNVSLDFIRKKKGVEEHLEEISDFRTPENIFDDKVTRKIIIDELNKLKSEYKTVLILRDIEGLTYNEIAEITNTNIGTVKSRISRARNILKENLKKIPGFINVVEERGQI is encoded by the coding sequence TTGGATGAAAAACAGCTCCTTTTAAAGGCACAAGAAGGAGATATCGAATCATTTGAAAACGTAATAAGCACTTATCAAAATTATATATATAATGTCATATACAGGCTTGTAGATGTCAAAGAAGATGCTTTGGATTTAACACAGGAGACCCTTATAAAGGCCTATATAAATTTAAAAAAATTCAAAGGCAACAGTGAATTTAAGACATGGCTTTATCGAATTGCTGTCAATGTTTCACTTGATTTTATTAGAAAGAAAAAAGGTGTTGAGGAACATTTGGAAGAAATAAGTGATTTTAGAACCCCTGAGAATATCTTCGATGATAAAGTTACTAGAAAGATTATAATAGATGAGTTGAATAAACTAAAAAGTGAGTACAAGACTGTCTTAATACTCAGAGATATAGAAGGACTTACATACAATGAAATAGCGGAAATAACAAATACAAATATTGGGACGGTAAAGTCTAGAATATCAAGAGCGAGAAATATTCTTAAAGAAAATTTAAAAAAGATACCGGGGTTTATAAATGTTGTTGAAGAAAGGGGGCAAATATAA
- a CDS encoding L,D-transpeptidase, producing MQIKRRCSITLILIFIFALANTCYGFASTITVNIPSRTIYFVSQSVSKLYPIAVGKIVSTSPLGTYRIINKQVNPTWISPWNGQVVPSGPNNPLGYRWIGFYSDYGIHGNNMPSSIGTLASSGCIRMYESDVEEIYEMVNYGDIVNVVYQTMFAKTSPTGGKALFVYPDFYKKGLNTRQLIKKELSDEGIKVSDDTFDKLYKYINISDPLVFSEGYKVIHNNELVSDDVYVSDKGQLYINVSDIKGFFNIDDEKIKSLNLILIDDKNYANISDIGNVTGVKFSIDDNIKTIKMMGNIIYYEGKFLHTTDYADYQDRDIYIPIKEFCNMTGHKVEWGEHKGVTIDGNPVKYKIYNSKSYINQKDLKSMYGLNIIVDSSSNKIYIKRQ from the coding sequence TTGCAGATTAAAAGAAGATGTTCTATAACTTTGATATTGATTTTTATTTTTGCACTTGCAAACACATGTTATGGTTTTGCAAGTACTATAACAGTAAATATCCCTTCTAGAACGATATATTTTGTTTCTCAAAGCGTGTCAAAACTTTATCCCATTGCAGTTGGTAAAATTGTGTCTACATCCCCATTAGGAACGTACAGGATTATAAATAAACAGGTAAACCCCACATGGATATCGCCATGGAATGGTCAAGTAGTTCCATCTGGTCCTAATAACCCACTTGGGTATAGATGGATAGGATTTTACAGCGATTATGGCATACATGGAAATAATATGCCATCATCTATAGGCACTTTAGCATCGTCAGGATGCATAAGGATGTATGAATCAGATGTAGAAGAAATTTATGAAATGGTCAATTACGGTGACATTGTCAATGTCGTGTATCAAACGATGTTTGCAAAGACATCTCCAACAGGTGGTAAAGCGCTGTTTGTATATCCCGACTTCTATAAAAAAGGTTTAAATACGAGGCAGTTAATCAAGAAAGAATTAAGTGATGAAGGTATAAAAGTAAGCGATGATACTTTTGATAAATTATATAAATACATAAACATCAGCGATCCTTTGGTATTTTCAGAAGGATACAAGGTCATCCACAATAACGAACTTGTAAGCGATGATGTGTATGTATCGGATAAAGGTCAGCTTTACATAAATGTTAGTGATATCAAAGGTTTTTTCAACATTGACGACGAAAAAATTAAAAGTTTGAATTTAATTTTAATCGATGATAAGAATTATGCAAATATTAGTGATATAGGAAATGTGACGGGAGTAAAGTTCAGCATCGACGACAATATAAAGACGATTAAGATGATGGGCAACATCATTTACTATGAAGGCAAGTTTTTACACACAACTGATTATGCTGACTATCAAGATAGAGACATATATATTCCAATTAAAGAATTTTGCAATATGACAGGTCACAAGGTTGAATGGGGTGAACATAAAGGGGTAACTATCGATGGCAATCCAGTTAAATATAAAATATATAATAGCAAATCTTATATAAATCAAAAAGACTTGAAAAGTATGTATGGACTAAATATAATAGTTGATTCATCATCAAACAAAATATATATTAAGCGTCAGTAG
- a CDS encoding amino acid permease, with the protein MESGNLSVNELVLVGVGGILGAGFFLASGIAIHTAGPIVLLDYGISAFIMSEVFCALSEMIVANPVDGSFRVYAEEALGDIGGFLSGWVYWTAGVFIMSSEVTASAIFTKFWFPNVPLWIFALIYSVMVLFVNALGTKNFGTIESWFSTIKISALFIITIVGILTLLGFFGSKSEIGVKNYFIHGGLAPNGIKGFLGAMLMSLIPFGGVEVTAMTASKTKKPKKYVPIARKYIVLFLSTLYLSSIAVLLGVIPWYKVSTKESPFNKLLSFTNIPYIDSIMNFVILTAALTTMNGAMYGVTQVMYSLGKGRFAPTFLSKVTKRDVPIYALLFSSVGLLTAVILSYILPKDVYEYITSATGFIQFFNWIIILYTFIKYRPILKDKNPEYFERQKYGFPLRPWFTIVLIITVLLSTLVVPKQAIGFFGGLILLIIILLLYFIAKKLDLFDKW; encoded by the coding sequence TTGGAAAGTGGTAATTTATCTGTAAATGAACTTGTTTTAGTAGGTGTAGGTGGAATACTTGGTGCCGGTTTTTTTCTAGCAAGTGGCATTGCAATACATACTGCAGGACCTATAGTTTTATTAGATTATGGAATATCTGCTTTTATAATGTCTGAAGTTTTCTGCGCATTATCAGAAATGATCGTTGCAAATCCTGTTGACGGCTCGTTTAGAGTTTATGCTGAAGAAGCACTAGGTGACATAGGTGGCTTTTTAAGTGGATGGGTTTATTGGACTGCAGGTGTATTCATAATGTCCAGCGAAGTAACAGCATCAGCAATATTCACCAAATTCTGGTTTCCTAATGTACCATTGTGGATTTTCGCTTTAATATATTCTGTTATGGTTCTGTTTGTAAATGCTTTAGGCACAAAGAATTTCGGCACAATCGAGTCGTGGTTTTCTACCATCAAGATATCTGCACTATTTATAATAACTATAGTTGGAATCTTGACGCTTTTGGGATTTTTTGGCAGTAAAAGTGAAATAGGTGTTAAAAACTATTTTATCCATGGAGGTTTAGCACCAAACGGCATAAAAGGCTTCTTAGGAGCAATGTTGATGTCCCTAATACCATTCGGTGGCGTCGAAGTCACTGCAATGACAGCATCTAAAACAAAAAAGCCAAAAAAATATGTACCTATAGCCAGAAAATATATTGTTTTATTTCTGTCGACTTTATACCTTTCGTCAATTGCCGTCCTGCTAGGCGTAATCCCATGGTATAAAGTTTCTACAAAAGAAAGCCCATTTAATAAGCTACTTTCGTTTACCAATATACCTTACATAGACTCCATAATGAATTTTGTAATACTTACGGCTGCACTGACTACTATGAATGGTGCCATGTATGGTGTGACACAAGTCATGTATTCCTTAGGTAAAGGAAGATTTGCTCCAACTTTTTTAAGCAAAGTGACAAAAAGAGATGTGCCAATTTATGCACTTTTATTTAGCAGTGTAGGTTTATTAACAGCAGTCATACTTTCATACATTCTTCCAAAAGATGTATATGAATATATAACAAGCGCCACCGGTTTTATACAATTTTTTAACTGGATAATTATTTTATACACGTTTATAAAATACAGACCAATACTTAAAGATAAAAATCCTGAATACTTTGAACGCCAAAAGTATGGCTTCCCTCTAAGACCATGGTTTACGATTGTATTAATAATTACAGTTCTTCTATCAACACTGGTCGTACCAAAACAAGCAATAGGCTTTTTTGGTGGACTAATACTGCTGATTATTATACTTTTGTTGTACTTCATTGCCAAAAAGCTAGATTTATTTGATAAATGGTAA
- a CDS encoding PspC domain-containing protein, translating to MDKRLYRSRNQVIIGGVCGGIAEYFDIDVTIVRLIWALIALVGGTGVLLYIIAWIVVPENPYQLKNSDFNSSDVNEVKDTENAKVVSSGKRSGEIFGWILIAVGIYLLARTFIPWFYLKLFWPVILIAFGLLFVFKK from the coding sequence GTGGATAAAAGATTGTACCGCTCTAGAAATCAGGTTATTATCGGTGGTGTCTGCGGAGGGATAGCTGAGTACTTTGACATTGATGTGACGATTGTAAGACTTATATGGGCTTTAATTGCTTTAGTAGGTGGTACCGGTGTTTTGCTTTATATAATAGCGTGGATTGTTGTGCCTGAAAATCCATATCAGCTTAAAAATAGCGATTTTAATTCTAGCGATGTTAATGAAGTAAAAGATACAGAAAACGCAAAGGTAGTGTCAAGTGGAAAGAGAAGTGGTGAAATCTTTGGATGGATTTTAATCGCAGTTGGCATATACCTTCTTGCTAGGACTTTTATCCCATGGTTTTATTTAAAGCTTTTTTGGCCTGTTATTCTCATTGCATTTGGACTTTTGTTTGTGTTTAAAAAATAG
- a CDS encoding glycosyl hydrolase family 18 protein, with translation MDNKWYFDIAPGAIDDLNEHARDITTLIPFWYGVKSDGALADMSSQEVKNIALQNDLPIFPIIHNYSDPKKSQLIHDLLSNIHLRNTLISNITNLALYNNYPGINIDFEFVPPEDRNNLNAFMENLYNSLKNAEKIVTISLPAEIEDNPRHPFSGAFQYSILGQFTDQAYILAYDEHFSNPGPIASIGFVRSVLNYAVTAIPPRKIWLGMAVYGYDWAEGSNYPRTLSYSQAIETAKNLGATIIYDETAQESTYTYTIDSVKHTVWFEDSRSFQAKLPLISQYNLSGIAVWRLGQEDPNIWNIIRGS, from the coding sequence ATGGACAATAAATGGTATTTTGATATAGCGCCAGGTGCTATCGATGATTTAAATGAACATGCCCGCGACATAACGACTCTTATCCCTTTTTGGTATGGAGTAAAATCAGACGGAGCGTTAGCAGATATGTCATCGCAAGAAGTCAAAAATATTGCATTGCAAAATGACCTGCCCATTTTCCCTATTATTCACAACTACTCAGATCCTAAGAAATCTCAGCTTATACACGACCTTTTATCAAATATACATTTAAGAAATACATTAATATCAAATATAACGAATCTCGCATTGTACAATAATTACCCTGGAATAAATATCGATTTTGAGTTTGTACCTCCCGAAGACAGAAACAATCTAAATGCATTTATGGAAAACCTGTATAACTCTCTTAAAAATGCTGAAAAAATCGTGACAATTTCATTGCCAGCAGAAATAGAAGACAATCCGCGCCATCCTTTTTCAGGAGCTTTTCAGTACTCCATATTAGGTCAATTTACGGATCAGGCATATATTTTAGCATACGACGAACATTTTTCCAATCCAGGGCCAATTGCATCGATAGGTTTCGTACGCAGCGTTCTAAATTACGCTGTTACAGCTATACCACCAAGAAAAATTTGGCTTGGAATGGCTGTATACGGCTATGACTGGGCAGAAGGTTCTAATTATCCCAGAACATTATCTTACTCACAAGCAATAGAAACTGCTAAAAATCTTGGTGCAACGATAATATATGACGAAACCGCCCAAGAATCCACATACACATATACAATCGACTCTGTAAAACACACAGTATGGTTTGAAGACTCTAGAAGCTTTCAAGCCAAACTACCCTTGATTTCACAATACAACTTATCCGGCATAGCCGTCTGGAGACTTGGTCAAGAAGATCCTAATATCTGGAATATAATCAGAGGAAGTTAA
- a CDS encoding YcdB/YcdC domain-containing protein codes for MRKFLSYLLVIVLIFAVAIPSIGFAQTNSKIELKQAIEIAKEKLNISSTGYNFNSNYNESDNNNTWYLTWSSSTNGTINVSVDADTGEIISYNFYKPDNTPSSIIPKHSREEAKKIAIDFLNKIVPEKFKQTKEQESDDYLGLSPKIAYSTTYSFNFIRIVNGIPLQDNQITVEINKNTLDIQSYYLTWGSDYNFPDPKSAISKDKAIQIYKDNNSLRLQYNLVYTDVYGNNESEPQAILVYSLVNNQPIDAITGKILHQGYYGPYMGGMGAKSDSSQALSPEEQKAVDDISKYISKDKAIELAKEKLPFTIGSQYSLTSSALYKNNSNSNSATWNFSWTYSEGNNYNYISAAIDATTGELKTFYRNDSNENNVQGKSPKYTKDQLKSIAENYLNEIQPEKFKQMEYQDNPASEDDNSPYTTFNYIYKANGIPCPFNSINIGVNKYTGDIITYNLSWTDVKLPDNKNVISLDDAYKTLFNNSDFQLSYIIYYAPDKVYQSNSKDIRLVYQLTNFDGLIDANSGAYIDYSGKPILKNENKQFTDIAGNWAEKDILLLAQFGIADGKDGKYMPNNYILQKDFIKMLVKSLQPNNVIIPLTSNEDENYDNYYNVAINSKIITESEKKPDSKVTRQEAAKFIVRSLGLKYVADINGIYTLDYLKDAYKIDNSLKGYVAIVYGLNIMTGNNGYFNPDENLTRAQVASILVRYLRVEK; via the coding sequence ATGAGAAAGTTTTTATCCTATTTGCTGGTTATTGTGTTGATATTTGCAGTAGCGATTCCTTCAATCGGTTTTGCACAAACCAATAGCAAAATTGAGCTTAAACAAGCAATAGAAATTGCTAAAGAAAAACTAAATATCTCAAGCACTGGATACAACTTTAATTCCAACTACAACGAAAGCGACAACAATAACACATGGTATTTGACGTGGTCATCCAGCACAAATGGCACCATAAATGTCAGTGTAGATGCTGATACTGGTGAAATAATAAGCTACAATTTTTACAAACCAGATAATACGCCATCAAGCATTATACCAAAGCATTCAAGGGAAGAAGCAAAAAAAATTGCAATTGACTTTTTAAACAAAATTGTCCCAGAAAAATTTAAACAAACAAAAGAACAAGAAAGTGACGATTATCTTGGACTAAGTCCTAAGATTGCATACAGCACAACCTATTCATTTAATTTCATCCGAATAGTCAATGGAATCCCACTTCAAGATAATCAAATAACTGTAGAAATAAATAAAAACACTTTAGATATTCAGTCATATTATTTAACTTGGGGCAGTGACTACAATTTCCCTGATCCAAAATCAGCTATTTCAAAAGACAAAGCAATTCAAATATACAAGGACAATAATAGTTTGCGTCTGCAGTACAATCTTGTTTATACAGATGTATATGGCAATAATGAATCAGAACCACAAGCTATATTGGTCTACAGCCTTGTCAACAATCAGCCTATAGATGCAATTACAGGTAAAATTTTGCACCAAGGTTATTACGGTCCCTATATGGGCGGAATGGGGGCTAAATCAGATAGTTCTCAAGCATTATCGCCTGAAGAACAAAAAGCTGTAGACGATATCTCAAAATACATCTCAAAGGACAAGGCAATTGAATTAGCAAAGGAAAAGCTGCCATTTACAATCGGATCCCAATACAGCCTTACCAGCTCTGCTCTTTACAAAAATAATTCAAATTCCAATAGCGCAACTTGGAATTTCAGTTGGACTTACTCTGAGGGAAACAACTACAATTATATATCTGCGGCAATAGATGCAACAACAGGTGAACTAAAAACATTTTACAGAAACGATAGTAATGAAAATAATGTACAAGGTAAGAGTCCAAAATATACAAAAGATCAACTTAAAAGTATAGCAGAAAATTATCTTAATGAAATACAGCCAGAAAAATTTAAGCAAATGGAATATCAAGATAACCCCGCATCTGAAGATGATAATTCACCATACACAACATTTAATTACATCTACAAAGCAAACGGAATACCATGCCCATTTAACTCAATAAATATAGGCGTCAACAAGTATACTGGCGATATAATAACATATAATTTAAGTTGGACTGATGTAAAGCTACCTGACAATAAAAATGTAATCAGCCTTGATGATGCTTACAAAACGTTATTTAATAACAGCGATTTTCAACTTAGCTATATAATTTATTACGCTCCAGATAAAGTTTATCAAAGTAATTCAAAAGATATAAGACTTGTATATCAATTGACAAACTTCGATGGCTTAATAGACGCAAACTCAGGTGCTTATATAGATTATTCAGGTAAGCCTATACTTAAAAACGAAAATAAACAGTTTACTGATATTGCAGGAAATTGGGCAGAAAAAGATATTTTATTGTTGGCTCAATTTGGAATAGCAGACGGAAAAGATGGCAAATACATGCCAAACAACTATATACTGCAAAAAGATTTTATAAAGATGCTGGTAAAATCACTGCAGCCAAATAACGTAATAATACCACTGACATCAAATGAGGATGAAAATTACGACAATTACTACAACGTAGCAATTAATAGTAAAATCATTACGGAAAGTGAGAAAAAGCCTGATTCTAAAGTAACTCGACAAGAGGCAGCAAAATTTATCGTTAGAAGCCTTGGACTAAAATATGTTGCCGACATAAATGGCATCTACACATTAGATTACTTAAAAGATGCATACAAAATAGATAATTCTTTAAAAGGATATGTTGCTATAGTATACGGTTTAAATATAATGACAGGCAACAATGGATATTTCAACCCAGACGAAAACCTCACAAGAGCGCAAGTAGCATCGATTTTAGTAAGATACCTAAGAGTAGAAAAATAA
- a CDS encoding TIGR01440 family protein yields MNLNEISAQTKEVIEELLDIANVKSGGLFVLGGSTSEVIGKKVGTSGSLDIAKAIVDPIMESIKKRNLYLAIQGCEHLNRALLVEEEAMIKYNLDEVSVIPQVHAGGSLQTYSYDIFEKPVMVENLKGLAHAGLDIGLVLIGMHLRPVAVPVRLRRNKIGDAIIVAARTRPKLIGGERAIYKK; encoded by the coding sequence TTGAATTTAAATGAAATTTCGGCACAAACTAAAGAAGTTATAGAAGAACTATTGGATATTGCTAATGTAAAAAGCGGTGGGCTATTTGTATTAGGAGGCAGTACTAGCGAAGTTATAGGTAAAAAAGTTGGAACATCAGGAAGTCTCGACATTGCAAAGGCAATCGTCGACCCTATTATGGAATCTATAAAGAAAAGAAATTTGTACCTAGCAATCCAAGGGTGTGAACATTTAAACAGGGCACTTCTTGTAGAAGAGGAAGCGATGATAAAATATAATCTTGATGAAGTTTCTGTTATACCACAGGTGCATGCCGGAGGATCCCTACAAACATATTCTTACGATATATTTGAAAAGCCAGTAATGGTAGAGAATTTGAAAGGTTTAGCACATGCTGGGCTTGACATAGGACTTGTGTTAATCGGCATGCATTTAAGGCCTGTTGCGGTTCCTGTAAGGTTAAGACGAAATAAGATTGGTGATGCAATCATCGTCGCAGCAAGGACACGCCCTAAATTAATCGGCGGTGAAAGAGCTATATATAAAAAGTGA
- a CDS encoding superoxide dismutase has translation MKNLIPKKYNLTLNGISERTLREHYKLYEGYVNKTNEIWEKLITSDREKANATYSQYRKLKLEETYALDGVKLHELYFENLGGTGGPATGIIASMIACDFGSYENWLNDFKACAISSRGWTVLCFDPIDLMLHNYLQDLHNHGIISRAIPLLIIDTYEHAYFIDYGTNKKGYIDAFMNNVKWDEVNRRVSQWIDMKKF, from the coding sequence TTGAAAAATCTCATACCTAAAAAATATAATTTGACTTTAAATGGCATATCTGAAAGAACTCTAAGAGAACATTATAAACTTTACGAAGGATATGTTAATAAGACAAATGAGATCTGGGAGAAATTAATCACATCTGATAGAGAAAAGGCTAATGCCACATACAGCCAATACAGGAAACTTAAACTGGAAGAAACATATGCATTGGACGGCGTAAAATTGCATGAGCTTTACTTTGAAAACCTTGGCGGAACAGGTGGTCCTGCAACAGGGATAATTGCTTCTATGATAGCATGTGATTTTGGCTCTTATGAAAACTGGCTTAACGACTTTAAAGCATGTGCAATATCATCAAGAGGTTGGACAGTTCTTTGCTTTGATCCCATTGACTTAATGCTTCACAATTATCTGCAGGATCTTCACAATCATGGCATCATTTCAAGAGCGATTCCACTTTTGATAATCGATACTTACGAACATGCATATTTTATAGATTATGGGACAAACAAAAAAGGATACATTGACGCCTTCATGAATAATGTCAAATGGGATGAAGTAAATAGACGAGTATCTCAATGGATTGATATGAAAAAATTCTAA
- a CDS encoding cell wall metabolism sensor histidine kinase WalK, producing MNLSHMLLKICENINLKASKFDISIKIKVQNGINVIVDEDKVSQAIINILDNAIKYSKPHQQIDVLLYKNCNQDIVIEIKDHGIGIPENEICHIFDRFYRAKNALSIGGNGLGLTIVKEIIEKHGGKIEVVSTINSGSTFRMVLPQNS from the coding sequence GTGAATTTAAGCCATATGTTATTAAAGATATGCGAAAACATAAATCTAAAAGCTTCAAAATTTGATATATCAATAAAGATAAAAGTTCAAAATGGGATAAACGTGATTGTAGATGAAGATAAGGTTTCTCAGGCAATAATTAATATTCTTGATAATGCAATTAAATATTCAAAACCGCATCAACAAATAGATGTATTATTATACAAAAATTGCAACCAAGATATTGTAATTGAGATTAAAGACCATGGTATAGGGATTCCGGAAAATGAAATATGCCATATATTTGATAGATTTTACAGAGCAAAAAATGCTTTATCTATAGGTGGAAATGGACTTGGCTTGACGATTGTAAAAGAGATTATAGAAAAGCACGGTGGGAAAATTGAAGTTGTGAGCACAATAAATAGCGGCAGTACTTTTAGAATGGTATTGCCTCAAAATTCCTAA
- a CDS encoding HAMP domain-containing protein: MKIRTKILICYISAFTVTIILIGYFMFNIITNYIVKNTVNNLIDSLNREIYLAEDNITDPEILLREYADNIALNLSGNNIFVKLYDNKTLISHLENDLDNLNNRSKNNKIDVVVENALNGSKVYKVDRNVLYLALPIKFGNEIIGAVEYIYPLKNELMNINFIKMIFEVFGLVSVIIIFLVSFYISRIITKPIKRLDNAAKNFSDGNFEIIPIITKDEIGNLTRTFNQMAEIISKQIRDIAIEKNKLNSVLSGLSEGVIAFNEKRDSIVFKNQKVDELIGENIQNYIFDIVDKTYKDKRIIEELQVNGKILNIESFLCDGYCIIVIKDVTLDKELIEKQKKFVSNISHELKTPITTIIGFIQILKDGKNMIRMF; encoded by the coding sequence ATGAAAATTAGGACAAAAATATTAATATGTTATATAAGTGCATTTACTGTTACAATCATATTAATAGGTTATTTTATGTTTAACATAATAACTAATTACATTGTTAAAAATACAGTTAATAATCTAATTGATAGTTTAAATAGAGAAATATACCTGGCAGAAGATAATATAACTGATCCTGAAATATTGCTTAGGGAATATGCTGATAACATTGCTTTGAATTTAAGTGGAAATAATATTTTTGTAAAGCTATATGACAATAAAACTTTAATTAGCCATTTAGAAAATGATCTCGACAATCTAAATAACAGAAGTAAAAATAATAAGATAGATGTAGTTGTTGAAAATGCTTTAAATGGAAGTAAAGTATATAAAGTCGATAGAAATGTATTATATTTAGCGTTACCAATAAAATTTGGGAATGAAATTATTGGAGCAGTTGAGTATATATATCCACTTAAAAATGAATTAATGAATATAAATTTCATTAAAATGATTTTTGAAGTATTTGGATTGGTATCTGTTATAATTATTTTTTTAGTTAGTTTTTATATTTCACGTATTATAACAAAACCTATAAAACGACTTGACAATGCAGCAAAAAATTTTTCGGATGGAAATTTCGAAATAATACCGATTATAACAAAAGATGAAATTGGAAATCTTACGAGGACATTTAATCAAATGGCGGAAATAATATCAAAACAAATTAGAGATATAGCTATTGAAAAAAATAAACTAAATAGTGTTTTATCTGGACTTAGTGAGGGTGTTATTGCTTTCAACGAGAAGAGGGATAGTATTGTATTCAAAAATCAAAAAGTAGATGAATTAATTGGAGAAAATATTCAAAATTATATTTTTGATATTGTAGATAAGACATATAAAGATAAAAGAATTATCGAAGAATTACAAGTAAATGGTAAAATATTAAATATTGAAAGTTTTTTGTGTGATGGATATTGTATAATTGTTATAAAAGATGTAACTTTAGATAAGGAATTAATAGAAAAACAAAAGAAATTTGTTTCAAATATTTCTCACGAATTAAAAACACCTATAACTACTATTATAGGTTTTATACAGATATTAAAAGATGGTAAAAATATGATCAGGATGTTTTAA
- a CDS encoding response regulator transcription factor, translating into MAKILVCDDEKSILNMLKMLLEKEKYEVICVENGKEVIEVLKNQILDLIILDVMLPDESGFDILKKISPMYKIPIIMLTAKNDIIDKVLGLEFGADDYITKPFDTRELIARVKALLRRMEEVKVNKNIYSFGELTVNFDQKIVKKKGKIVNLTPKEFDLLKVLIEAKGSVLTRDELLDKVWGYDYYGDTRTVDIHVLRLRKKIEDDTQRPTYIQTVFGFGYKFAIE; encoded by the coding sequence ATGGCTAAAATTTTGGTTTGTGATGATGAAAAATCTATATTAAATATGCTTAAAATGCTTTTAGAAAAAGAAAAATATGAAGTAATATGTGTAGAAAATGGAAAAGAGGTCATTGAAGTATTAAAAAATCAGATACTAGATTTAATAATATTAGATGTCATGTTGCCTGACGAAAGCGGATTCGATATTTTAAAAAAAATTTCCCCTATGTATAAAATTCCTATAATAATGCTTACAGCCAAAAACGACATTATTGATAAAGTACTTGGTTTGGAATTTGGTGCGGATGATTATATAACAAAACCATTTGATACTCGTGAGCTTATTGCTAGAGTAAAAGCTTTGTTGAGAAGAATGGAAGAAGTAAAGGTGAATAAAAATATTTATTCTTTTGGAGAATTAACGGTCAATTTTGATCAGAAAATTGTGAAAAAGAAAGGGAAAATTGTAAATCTTACACCAAAAGAATTTGACCTCCTGAAAGTGTTGATAGAAGCAAAGGGAAGTGTTTTAACAAGAGATGAGCTTCTTGATAAAGTATGGGGATATGACTATTATGGCGATACCAGAACTGTTGATATACACGTATTAAGACTAAGAAAAAAGATTGAGGATGATACACAAAGACCAACATATATTCAAACTGTTTTTGGCTTTGGGTATAAATTTGCTATAGAATAA